The genomic interval AGACGCGGTTCGGTAACCTACCAAAAGAGGCGCGCGGGATCAAGGGATTCATTAGCGGCCCGATCCAGGTTCGGACGATGAGTATACCGTCGTTCGCCATCGGGATCGCCGGCGGCACGGGGGCCGGGAAAACGACGGTCTCGCGTACGGTCGCGGACACCGTCGGCGAGGCCGTTACGCGGATCCCGCTCGACAACTACTACGAGGACCTCTCGCACCTCGCGTTCGAGGAGCGCGAACAGGTCAACTACGACCACCCCTCCGCGTTCGAGTGGGAACTGCTGCGGGAGCAACTCGACGCGTTGCTCTCCGGCCAGGCGATCGAGATGCCGCAGTACGACTTCGAGGTGCACAACCGCAAGGACGAGCGGATCACCGTCGAGCCCACGGACGTGATCGTCCTCGAGGGGATTCTCTCCCTGCACGACGATGCGATTCGGGAGATGCTCGACCTGCGGGTGTACGTAATGACCGACGCGGACGTCCGCATCCTGCGGCGGATCGAGCGCGACGTGATCGAGCGCGGCCGCGACCTCGAAGGCGTCATCGATCAGTACTTGGAGACGGTCAAACCGATGCACGAGAAGTTCGTCGCGCCGACGAAGAAGCACGCGGACGTGATCATCCCCGAGGGCGCGAACCGAATGGCGATCGATCTCCTGATCGAGAAGGTCCAGGCCGAACTGCCGGCCGACTCGATCCGGGACGAGGAGTTCGACCGCGAGCTGTCGTTCAACGAGCCGGCGATGGACTGACGGCTGCCGGTGACGACGACGGAGCCGCGCCGTGACGGCGCGGCTCCGACCCGCCGAAACGAAACCCGACATTCCTTTACTCCCGCCCTGAATACGGGCGGGTATGTTCCTCTCCCTACGCGACGAGGTCGAGGACGCCCTCGAACGGGCGCTCTCGGCGCTCGACTTTCCCACTGACGACCTGGGGCTGGAAGAACCGCCGGACGACGTCGAGAGCGTACTCGCCTCGAGCGTCGCGTTCCGACTCGCCGGCGAAGCCGGCGCGCCGCCGCCGCAGGTCGCCGGGCAGATCGCCGACGAGATCGACGCCGACGACCTGACCTACGTCGCCGAGATCCAGACGCAGGGGCCGTACCTCAACTTCCTGCCGAGCGACGCCTACCTCGCCGAGACACTCGAGGAAGCGACCGACGACGGCTACGGCCACCTCCCGGACCGCGAGGAGTCCGTCGTCGTCGAGCACACCAGCGCGAACCCGACGGGGCCGGTCCACGTCGGCCGCGCGCGGAATCCGATCATCGGCGACGCCGTCGCGAACGTCCTCGACTACGCCGGCTACGACGTCGAGCGCCACTACTACGTCAACGACGCCGGCCGGCAGATGGCGGTCTTCACCTGGGCCTACGAGACGTTCGACGAGGAGGACTTAGCGGAAGAGCCCGAGCGCGACCGCATCGAGTACGACCTGGTGCGCTACTACCGGAAGGGCAACGCCTTCCTCGAGAACGCGCCCGAGGACGAGGTCGAGGAGGCGGAGGCCGAGATCGAGTCGATCATGCAGGGCCTCGAAGCGGGCGACGACGAGGCCTACGAGCGGGTCAGCGAGGTCGTCGACCAGGTGCTCGGCGGCATGACCGAGTGTCTCGCGCGCCTGCCCGCGGAGTTCGACGAGTTCGTCAAGGAGACGCGGTTCATGCGCGACGGGTCGGCCGACGACCTGATCGACCGCCTCAAGGAACTCGACGAGGCCGTCTACGAGGAGGACGCCTGGCAGCTCGATCTCGAGGACCACGGCATCGACAAGAACCTCGTGTTCCTGCGGTCGGACGGCACCTCGCTGTACGCCACGCGGGACCTGGCCCACCACGAGTGGAAGTTCGATAACTACGACCGCGCGGTGACGGTGCTGGGCGAGGACCACAAGCTCCAGGCCGAACAGCTGCGGACGACCCTCGAGTTGCTCGATAACGACACCGATCAGCTCCGGCAGGTGCTGTACTCCTACGTCAACCTCCCGGAGGGGAAGATGAGCACGCGGCGGGGCACCGGCGTCGATCTCGACGACCTGCTCGACGAGGCGATCGACCGCGCCCGCCAGGAGGTCGAGGACCGGCTTGACGACCGCATCCGCGACGACGACCTGGACGAGGACGATATCGAGCGCATCGCCCACCAGGTCGGAATCGGCGCGGTCCGGTACGACATCGTCGCCAAGCAGCCGACGAAGGCGATCACGTTCGAGTGGGATCGGGCACTGGACTTCGAGGCTCAATCGGCACCCTACGTCCAGTACGTCCACGCGCGCTGCTGTGGTATCCTAGAGGAGGCGGGGATCGACCCCGAGGCCGACATCGAGACGCAGGAGGAGGCCCTCGATCTCGCGGCCGTCGACGCCGACCTGCTCGGGACGCCCGAGGAGCGAGACCTGCTCGAGACGATCGCGCGGCTCCCGGCGGTCGTCGACGAGGCCGCGGCGGACTTAGAGCCCCACCAGATCGCGACCTACACCCGCGAGTTCGCCGACCGGTTCAACGCCTTCTACCGGGAGTGTCCGGTGCTCGCCGACGACGTCGACCCCGACGTCCGCGAGGCCCGCCTGGCGCTGGTCGCCGCCTCGAAACACGCGGTCGCGAACGCGCTGGCGATTCTGGGCGTGGACGCACCGCGTTCGATGTAAGCGACCGCGACCGCGAGACCGCGGAGACACCGCCACCCGCGGCTCTCGGGTTCGCTTCGGACCGAAAGAACACGGGTGTCGCTGGGCCGACGGGCGTATCGCTACTGGACCTCGCCTCTGGTCGCGAGGACGCGGTCGGCGAACTCCGATTCGCTGAGCTCGTCGTTGATGTACTGGATCGCCCACTGGACGTCGATGTAGAACGACATCACCTTGGCGCCGTCGTTCTCGAGCACCCAGGTGACGCTGTTGACCGCGCCCGCGAACGCCTCGGGATCCGTGATCGCGCCGGCGATGTCGTTCGCGAGGGTCTCGAGTTCCGCCATCAGTTCGTCGGGATCGGTCGTCGTCGTCGTCGCGACGATGTCGACCTTGTCGTCGTCCTTGCTGACGTCTTCGATCGAGATCTTATCGCTGGTGATCTTCAGCTTGTCGTGATCGAGCCCCGGGATGTCCGGTTCGTCGTCACCGTCGTCACCGTCGGAACTGCCGTCATCGTCGTTGAGCGGTTCGTCGTCGTCGTTCGGGTTCGATTCGTCGCCGGTCTCGTCACTGGAACAACCGGCGAGGACGGTTGCGAGCGCGGCACCACTGCCAAGGAGGATCTTTCGTCGCTCCATGGGAGACCCATCGAGAACAGTCATGATTAGTAATCAGTTCGTTATCGAGTCCGTCATCGGATCCGACGGATTCGGATCGTTCCGGTCGCAAGAATCGTCTCGGAAACGACTGCCAAACGGGTCGAGTCCGAGTGAACCGGCGAACCGGCCGAACGAAACCCCGGACGTGACTGTCAGTCAACGGCGACAGTCACGTCTTCGAAGTAATCACCGCATTCGATAGTAATCGTCGGAGCAACACCGTATTGGCAGTGTAAGGCACCGCTTACCGGCGTTTATCGAGGGTTCGTCGACCGTGTTCGACCGCGGCGACGGCGCCCGGCCGAGAGGGAACCGGGAATCGAACGGTTAGCGGTCGGACTCGGCCTCCGTGATCGCGCTCGAAACGTCGTCGTGTGCGGCCTCGCGACCGTCGTCGTCCGCGTCGGTCGGACCGGTCGCGCTCGACTCCGAGTCGGAGTCGTCCGATCGCGTCCGGTCGGCGTCGGGCACGGTCACCTCGGGCGCGTCGTCATCGGCGCCGTCGTCTGCGGTCGGTTCGTCGATATCGACACCGGTTAGGTCCGCGGCGAGGCGTCGGTAGGCGACGGCTGCGGGTCCCTCGGGTTCGAAGACGACCAGAGGCGTGCCGGCGTAGACGCTATCGCGGGCCGCGGGGTCTTCGGGAACCGAACCGAGTACGGATGCGTCGAGGCGATCGGCGATTTCGTCGTGGGAGAGGTCGCTGCCCTCGCGAGTGCGGGTGAGGACCAGGCCGGCGACCTCGCCGCCGGCGCGGTCGGTGAGTTCGACCGTCTTCTTCGTGTCGTGGACGGCGGCGGGTTCGGGCGTCGAGACGAGGACGACGGCGTCGGCCAGGCCAAGCGGCAGGACGGTCTCGTGGCTGATGCCGGCGCCGACGTCGATGAAGACGTAGTCGAACCGCGAGCGGAGGTCGTCGACGACCTCGCGCAGTCCCTCGGGGGAGGTCTCGGCGTAGTCGTCGAGGCTGGTGCCGCTGGGGACGGCGACGATGTCGTCCGCCAGGCGGTAGGTCGCGTCGTCGAGCGATGCGTCGCCGGCTAACACGTCGTGGAGGGTGGTGGAGTCGGGAGTCAGGCTGACGAACCCGGCGAGGTTCGCCATGCCGAGGTCGGCGTCGAGGACGGCGACGCGCTCGCCGGCCTCCGCGAGGGCCGTGCCGAGGTTGACCGTCGTCGTCGTCTTCCCAACGCCGCCTTTCCCGCTCGCGATAGCATAGACCGTCTCGTGAGACATACTCGGATACTGTCCGGACTGTGGAACGGCAACACCTTAAATCGTGACCTCACCTCACTCGTCGTTACGCGTCGCCGACACGTCGGGGACGCGGGCAGTCGCAGCCGCCCTCGATCGTCCCGTGGGTGGGCTGAGTCGGCGGGCAACGGCGCTGGTCGGACGCGACAGCAGGTCACACGTCGACGGGTGTGTCAAAGGATTCTTACCCACAGCACCGTTTTGTACGGACAATGAGCCAGGAGGGCGAGCAGGAGCAATCCGACCGGAAGAAATACGAGTTCCGGAAGGTTCTCGAAGATCTCAAGGAGTACGACGGCTCCGGAACGCAGCTCGTGACGATCTACGTTCCAGATGATAGACAGATAAGCGACGTGGTCCAGCACGTCACCCAGGAGCACAGCGAAGCGGCCAACATCAAGTCAAAGCAGACTCGAACGGCCGTCCAGGACGCGCTGACGAGCATCAAAGACCGGCTGCGCTACTACGACACCTACCCGCCGGAGAACGGGATAGTGCTGTTCTCCGGCGCCGTCGACTCCGGCGGCGGCCGCACCGAGATGGTGACGAACGTCTTAGAGAGCCCGCCCCAGCCCGTCGAGTCGTTCCGCTACCACTGCGACTCGGAGTTCCTCACCGAGCCGCTCGAAGAGATGATGGCGGACAAGGGCCTCTACGGCCTGGTCGTCCTCGACCGCCGCGAAGCTAACGTCGGCTGGCTGAAGGGCAAACGCGTCGAACCCGTCAAGTCGGCCTCCTCGCTGGTCCCCGGCAAGCAGCGCAAAGGGGGCCAGTCCGCACAGCGGTTCGCCCGCCTGCGCCTCGAGGCGATCGACAACTTCTACCAGGAGGTCGCAGGGATGGCGAACGACCTGTTCGTCCCCAAGCGCCACGAACTCGACGGCATCCTCGTCGGCGGTCCCTCGCCGACCAAAGACGAGTTCTTAGACGGCGACTACCTCCACCACGAGCTTCAGGACCAGGTCCTTGGCAAGTTCGACGTCGCCTACACCGACGAGTCGGGCCTGAAAGACCTGGTCGACAACGCCGAGGACGCCCTGGCCGACGCCGAGGTGATGAAGGACAAGCAGGAGATGGAAGAGTTCTTCAAGGAACTCAACGCGGGCGACCTGGCGACCTACGGGTTCGAGCAGACCCGTCGAAACCTCGTGATGGGCGCCGTCGACCGGCTCCTGATCAGCGAGGACCTCCGGAAGGACGTCGTCACCTACGACTGTCCGGAGTGCGGCGCCACCGAGCGCGAGGTCATCGACCGCCGCAAGGCGACGCCGACCCACACCTGCACCGAGTGCGATACCGAGATCGAGGCCGACGAGGAGGACCGCGAGGACGCCATCGACCACCTCATCGGGATCGCCGAACAGCGCGGTACCGAGACCAAGTTCATCTCGACGGACTTCGAGAAGGGCGAACAGCTCTACAACGCCTTCGGCGGCTTCGCCGGGATCCTCCGCTACTCCACCGGCGTCTAAGCCTCCGCGCTCCGCGCCGTCCACCTGGCTCGCGATCGCAGTTTCGATTCCGTCTCGCCGGTTTCGCTTTTCTCGTCTGCCGGTTCGACGCCTGCAGCAACGGCGAAACCCGACGAAACCCAACAGGGTTAACACCGCGTCGGTGAACCATCGACTATGTCCGACTCCCGCGCTCTCTCGGACCGGCACGTCCTCGTGACGGGCGGCGCCGGTTTCATCGGCTCGCACCTGACCGAGCGCCTGGTCGCCGACGGCGTCGAGGTTACCGTCGTCGACGACCTGTCGAACGGGACCGCCGATCGCGTCCCCGACGGCGCCGAGTTCGTCGAGGCCGATCTGACCGATCCCGACGCGCTCGCGGGCCGCCTCGACGACGTCGACCTGATCGTTCACCTGGCGGCGTCGAAGCACGTCGACACGGACCGCCCTCACGGGCAGTTCGACGATAACACGCGGATGACCCGGAACGTCCTCGAGGCGATGGCCGCGGCCGACGTGACCGAGATCGCCTACACCTCGTCCTCGACGGTCTACGGCGAGGCGCCGCGGCCGACGCCCGAGGACTACGCGCCGCTCGAGCCGATCAGCGCCTACGGAGCCAGCAAGTTGGCCGACGAGGGGCTGCTGTCGGCGCGGGCCCACAGCCACGACCTGACCGTCTGGAACTTCCGGTTCGCGAACGTCGTCGGTCCGCGCCTGCGCGGGGCGGTGATCCCCGATTTCGTCGAGAAGCTCCGGGACGATCCCGAGACGCTGACGATCCTCGGAGACGGCCGCCAGGCGAAGTCCTATCTCCACGTCGAGGACTGCTTAGACGCCATGCTCCACGTCATCGCGCACGCGGACGACGCGATGAATACCTACAACCTCGGCACGCGGACGACGACCTCGGTCGACCGGATCGCGGCCATCGTCGCCGACGAGATGGGCCTCGACCCCGAGTTCGAGCACACCGGCGGCGACCGCGGGTGGACCGGCGACGTGCCGAAGATGCGCCTCTCGATCGAGAAGCTTGCGGCGTTGGGCTGGGAACCGCGGCTCTCGAGCGATCGGGCGGTCCGCCGCGCGACCCGCGAGATCATCGACGAACTCCGCTGAGGCGGCGGCCGACGGCGGCGGTCCCCGCCGACATTTGATTTTCCTGAAACGTCTCGAGAGCGTTCATCGAGCCCGCCCTGCCGGGTTTTAGGTGGGCTTAAATATCTGGGTTAGAGAGGACTCGCACATGACCGACGGGGGCGAGAGACCGGGCTCGCACGCCGCGCCTGGCGACGCCGAATCGGCGCGGTCCGACGACGCCGGCTCCGAGAGCCGCGGGCTCGCCGCGTCCCTGACTCGCCGCCGACTGACGATCGCCGGGACGGCGCTCGTACTGGTCGGCCTGGTCGTCGCGCTCCGCGATATCGACGTCCGAACGGTCGTCGGCGACGTCGCCAGCGCCGACCCGCGGCTGCTGGGGGCCGCGGTCGCCGTCTACGCCGCCTCCTGGCCGCTTCGGGGCCGTCGGTACGGGGACGTCCTGGCCACGATCGGCCACCGCGGCGGGACGGCCTTCTGCACGCTGGCGGTCTTCGTCAGCCAGACGGTCAACCTCGCAATCCCGGCGCGGGCCGGCGACGCGGCCCGCGCGTACGTCGTCAACGCCCGCCGAGACGTGCCCTATACCGCCGGCTTCGCGTCGCTGGCCGTCGAGCGCGTGTTCGACCTCGCGACCATCGCCGTTCTGGCGAGCCTGGCGACGGCGTGGCTCGCGCTCGGGGGTGCGGCTGGGCCGCTCGAAATCGCCGCGCAGGCCGGCGCCGCCCGGACCGCGCTCCTGGCGGCGGGGGTCGTGAGCACGGCGACAATCGGTGTCGGCTTCGTCGTGGTCACGTCCGCACGGATCGATTGCGGTCCGGGCGCCTGGCTCCGTGCCCGGGTCCGCGGTCGCCCGCGGCTGGAGGGGGCCGTCGCGGCCGCGCTCCGGTTCGCGGGCGACGTGCAGGTCGTCGCGCGGCGGCCGCAGGCGGCGGCGACGATCGGAGCCGCGAGCCTGGCGATCTGGGCGCTCGACGTGCTCACCGCGGTGCTCGTCTTCGCGGCGCTGGACGGCGGCCTTCCGATCGCCGCGTTGCTCTCGGTCGGGACGCTGGCGGTCAGCGTGGGCAACCTGGCGAAGGTGCTCCCTCTTTCACAGGGCGGCGTCGGCTTCTACGAGGCCGCGTTCACGGCGCTCGTGGTCGGGCTCACTCCCGTCGGGGCGAGCACGGCCCTGGCCGCCGCGATCGTCGACCACGCGCTGAAAAACGGCGTGACGCTGGTCGGCGGGACGGGTGCAGTCGCCGCATTGGGCCTCTCGCTGTCGGACGCGGCGGATGCAGAGACCGAGCCGACGGGCGGAACCGGCAGTTTTTTAGGCAAGCCTAAAAGATAGCGGGCAATGAGTCAGGACATCTGCGTCATCGTCCCGACGATCCGGGAGTACGAGTGCATGCGCTCGTACTTCGACAACGCTCGGGATCACGGGTTCGACCTCTCTCGACTTCACGTCGTGCTCGTTACCGAGGACTTCTGCGAAACGGACGCGATGGAAGCGATGCTCGAGGACGAGGGCGTCTCGGGCGAGGTCTTCGACGGCAGCCGCCGCGAGGAGTGGTACGCCGAACGCGGCATCGAGGAGTACGAGCACGTCGTTCCGGCGGCGAGCCACGCCGAGACGAGCTTCGGGCTGCTCTACATGTGGGCCCGCGACGAGTTCGACTACGGCTTCTTCATCGACGACGACACCCTGCCCCACCCCGAGGAGGACTTCTTCGGGACGCACATGGAGAACCTCGCCTTCGAGGGCGAGATCGAGGAAGTGTCCTCCGACGAGCAGTGGGTCAACGTCCTCTACCAGAACGCCGACGAGCACGGCCTCTACCCGCGGGGGTACCCCTACTCCGCGATGGGCGAGACCGTCGAGACCGACGCGACCGAGGTCGAGGGCGGCCAGGTCGTCGCCTCGCAGGGCCTGTGGACCAACGTCCCTGACCTGGACGCCGTCCGGATCCTCATGGACGGCGACCTCGAGGGCCAGGCCCAGACGCGGACGAGCCACGAGGACTTCGACGACGACTTCGTCGCCGCGCGGGGCAACTACCTCACCGTCTGCTCGATGAACCTGGCCTTCCGACGCGAGGTGATCCCCGCGTTCTACCAGCTCCCGATGGACGACAACGAGTGGGACGTCGGCCGCTTCGACGACATCTGGTCGGGCGTCTTCCTCAAGCGCGCCTGCGACGTGCTCGGCAAGCGGATCTACAACGGCGCGCCCCTCTGTGAACACAATAAGGCCCCGCGGAGCACCTTCGACGACCTCAACAACGAGGTCCCGGGGCTCGAACTCAACGAGCACCTCTGGCGGATTGTCGACAGCGTGGAACCGGAGTTTCCACGGGCCGCTCAGACGGCGGGGCCGTCTGAGGACGACGTCGAGGGCGACGCCAACTCCTACGACGAGGTCTTCGAGGCGATGGCCCGAGAACTCGCCGACGGCGACTGGTCGGACTACAACAACGGTGCCTTCTTCAACTACGTCGGGGAACACATGCTCGACTGGCTCGAGTGTCTGTCGGAACTGTCAACGGCCGCGGACGAGCGCGTGAAGGTCGCTGCGGGCCGTTGAATCGTCACCTATAAGTTTTTAGGTTGGCCTAAAAAGAGTATGGCTAACGACAGTGGTAACCGCACGGTTTCGCGGCGCACGGCGTTACGGGTGGGATCCGCGTTCGGCGTCGCCTCGCTTTC from Natrinema salifodinae carries:
- the udk gene encoding uridine kinase, coding for MSIPSFAIGIAGGTGAGKTTVSRTVADTVGEAVTRIPLDNYYEDLSHLAFEEREQVNYDHPSAFEWELLREQLDALLSGQAIEMPQYDFEVHNRKDERITVEPTDVIVLEGILSLHDDAIREMLDLRVYVMTDADVRILRRIERDVIERGRDLEGVIDQYLETVKPMHEKFVAPTKKHADVIIPEGANRMAIDLLIEKVQAELPADSIRDEEFDRELSFNEPAMD
- the argS gene encoding arginine--tRNA ligase, producing the protein MFLSLRDEVEDALERALSALDFPTDDLGLEEPPDDVESVLASSVAFRLAGEAGAPPPQVAGQIADEIDADDLTYVAEIQTQGPYLNFLPSDAYLAETLEEATDDGYGHLPDREESVVVEHTSANPTGPVHVGRARNPIIGDAVANVLDYAGYDVERHYYVNDAGRQMAVFTWAYETFDEEDLAEEPERDRIEYDLVRYYRKGNAFLENAPEDEVEEAEAEIESIMQGLEAGDDEAYERVSEVVDQVLGGMTECLARLPAEFDEFVKETRFMRDGSADDLIDRLKELDEAVYEEDAWQLDLEDHGIDKNLVFLRSDGTSLYATRDLAHHEWKFDNYDRAVTVLGEDHKLQAEQLRTTLELLDNDTDQLRQVLYSYVNLPEGKMSTRRGTGVDLDDLLDEAIDRARQEVEDRLDDRIRDDDLDEDDIERIAHQVGIGAVRYDIVAKQPTKAITFEWDRALDFEAQSAPYVQYVHARCCGILEEAGIDPEADIETQEEALDLAAVDADLLGTPEERDLLETIARLPAVVDEAAADLEPHQIATYTREFADRFNAFYRECPVLADDVDPDVREARLALVAASKHAVANALAILGVDAPRSM
- the minD gene encoding cell division ATPase MinD gives rise to the protein MSHETVYAIASGKGGVGKTTTTVNLGTALAEAGERVAVLDADLGMANLAGFVSLTPDSTTLHDVLAGDASLDDATYRLADDIVAVPSGTSLDDYAETSPEGLREVVDDLRSRFDYVFIDVGAGISHETVLPLGLADAVVLVSTPEPAAVHDTKKTVELTDRAGGEVAGLVLTRTREGSDLSHDEIADRLDASVLGSVPEDPAARDSVYAGTPLVVFEPEGPAAVAYRRLAADLTGVDIDEPTADDGADDDAPEVTVPDADRTRSDDSDSESSATGPTDADDDGREAAHDDVSSAITEAESDR
- the prf1 gene encoding peptide chain release factor aRF-1, with amino-acid sequence MSQEGEQEQSDRKKYEFRKVLEDLKEYDGSGTQLVTIYVPDDRQISDVVQHVTQEHSEAANIKSKQTRTAVQDALTSIKDRLRYYDTYPPENGIVLFSGAVDSGGGRTEMVTNVLESPPQPVESFRYHCDSEFLTEPLEEMMADKGLYGLVVLDRREANVGWLKGKRVEPVKSASSLVPGKQRKGGQSAQRFARLRLEAIDNFYQEVAGMANDLFVPKRHELDGILVGGPSPTKDEFLDGDYLHHELQDQVLGKFDVAYTDESGLKDLVDNAEDALADAEVMKDKQEMEEFFKELNAGDLATYGFEQTRRNLVMGAVDRLLISEDLRKDVVTYDCPECGATEREVIDRRKATPTHTCTECDTEIEADEEDREDAIDHLIGIAEQRGTETKFISTDFEKGEQLYNAFGGFAGILRYSTGV
- a CDS encoding NAD-dependent epimerase/dehydratase family protein; the encoded protein is MSDSRALSDRHVLVTGGAGFIGSHLTERLVADGVEVTVVDDLSNGTADRVPDGAEFVEADLTDPDALAGRLDDVDLIVHLAASKHVDTDRPHGQFDDNTRMTRNVLEAMAAADVTEIAYTSSSTVYGEAPRPTPEDYAPLEPISAYGASKLADEGLLSARAHSHDLTVWNFRFANVVGPRLRGAVIPDFVEKLRDDPETLTILGDGRQAKSYLHVEDCLDAMLHVIAHADDAMNTYNLGTRTTTSVDRIAAIVADEMGLDPEFEHTGGDRGWTGDVPKMRLSIEKLAALGWEPRLSSDRAVRRATREIIDELR
- a CDS encoding lysylphosphatidylglycerol synthase transmembrane domain-containing protein, coding for MTDGGERPGSHAAPGDAESARSDDAGSESRGLAASLTRRRLTIAGTALVLVGLVVALRDIDVRTVVGDVASADPRLLGAAVAVYAASWPLRGRRYGDVLATIGHRGGTAFCTLAVFVSQTVNLAIPARAGDAARAYVVNARRDVPYTAGFASLAVERVFDLATIAVLASLATAWLALGGAAGPLEIAAQAGAARTALLAAGVVSTATIGVGFVVVTSARIDCGPGAWLRARVRGRPRLEGAVAAALRFAGDVQVVARRPQAAATIGAASLAIWALDVLTAVLVFAALDGGLPIAALLSVGTLAVSVGNLAKVLPLSQGGVGFYEAAFTALVVGLTPVGASTALAAAIVDHALKNGVTLVGGTGAVAALGLSLSDAADAETEPTGGTGSFLGKPKR
- a CDS encoding alpha-1 4-glucan-protein synthase: MSQDICVIVPTIREYECMRSYFDNARDHGFDLSRLHVVLVTEDFCETDAMEAMLEDEGVSGEVFDGSRREEWYAERGIEEYEHVVPAASHAETSFGLLYMWARDEFDYGFFIDDDTLPHPEEDFFGTHMENLAFEGEIEEVSSDEQWVNVLYQNADEHGLYPRGYPYSAMGETVETDATEVEGGQVVASQGLWTNVPDLDAVRILMDGDLEGQAQTRTSHEDFDDDFVAARGNYLTVCSMNLAFRREVIPAFYQLPMDDNEWDVGRFDDIWSGVFLKRACDVLGKRIYNGAPLCEHNKAPRSTFDDLNNEVPGLELNEHLWRIVDSVEPEFPRAAQTAGPSEDDVEGDANSYDEVFEAMARELADGDWSDYNNGAFFNYVGEHMLDWLECLSELSTAADERVKVAAGR